TGCTTCTGTCCGTGTTTAACTCGGATCATCTTTTATCTCACTTTAAATCTCTTTTCTCCTTTATGTCACAGCCTGTTTCACGGCCCGCTCTGAGCGTGAAACAGGCTGTGACACATTTCGcttcttgcttttctttttcattctgtttttatgaCTTTCGGTTTGTCCTGGACTTTCTCTCCGTTTTGTCCCGCTTCATGAAAAAGCTCATGAATTTAGACTTCTCCTTTCCTTGGGCTCAGTGTGAGGACATCATGCGGCTATTCAAGCAGAGAAAGGACCGTTTAACCCCGTTTTCTCTCCGAGTTTCACGCTGCTTTCGCTCCTTCTGGGAACTTTCTGCCTCCTGGATGTCAGGATCCATAACTGAGCTGCTCTCAGTGAGGCGAGATTAAAATGTGGAGAAAAGGCCGACAGTTTGCTGTAATAATGCTGTTATAATGctgttttaatgctgttttaaTGCTGTTATAATTTGGTTTTAATTTGGTTATAATTTGGTTATAATGctgttttaatgctgttttaaTTTGGTTATAATTTGGTTATAATGCTGTTATAATTTGGTTATAATTTGGTTATAATCCTGTTATAATGCTGTTATAATGATATAGATATTAATatattattttgtttgtgttcagAGGTGCAGAAGCTGTCCAGCCTGGTTTTACCCAGTGAGGTGATCATCGCTCAGAGTTCAGTTCCAGGTAAAAACTCTCCTCCAACTTCtgcatataaaataaaatcatgttTTAATTAACAACATGtgcttttttaatttgaatgtCTTTTTAACACGTCTTTTTCTGCCGTCTGACCCCAGGAGAGGGCCTGGGTATTTTCTCTAAAACCTGGATCAAAGCCGGGACGGAGATGGGACCGTTCACCGGCCGCCTCGTCTCGCCTGAGCACATCGACGTGTACAAGAACAACAACCTCATGTGGGAGGTGAGGCAGCGTCACATATACACACTGAGCTGTTATAATGCTGTTATAATGCTGTTATAATGCTATTATAATGCTGTTATAATGCTGTTATAATGCTGTTATAATGCTATTATAATGCTGTTATAATGCTGTTATAATGCTGTTATAATGCTATTATAATGTTATTATAATGTTGTTATAATGTTGTTATAATGCGATAAATACCACaagtatttaaaaatatattaacATCTATAGCATTATAACAGCATTATAACAGCATTATAACAGCATTACAACAGCGTCTCCGTTACACTCTGATTTTTCAGCGTTTTCATCCCGAACACCAGCAGAAAGCAGTAAAATAATGAGCATTTCAAACAGAGTGAGGTCCAGTCTGCTCTTATTGGTCAGCTGCAGTGGCCTGAGGCTCCGCCCACAATCCTGCATAAATTTAGCTGAAATTAAAAACTTTAGTCTTTACCGGCCCCTGAGTTTTTGCcaacatcaaaataaaacatttgaacCTCTAAATAAATGAGTTTATTTCTAAATAAATGAGTTTCTTTAGAGGTTTATAATTTAACTTTGAACACCTTAAATCTGTATTAATCTCAAAGTGTCTGAAACACTTTATTTTAGTTTAGCTGTGCTAAACCAGGCTCTAAACAGGAACATTATAGTCGTGTCGCATTGCAGGGATGATATCGACATCCATGTTGACCAATAAAAGCTTTTAGATAAATTGTGATTGGCCAAAATTCAAAACATCTCACCGCTACCTGGTTGGCTAGCTACCTAAATGAGTTAATAGCAAACCACTTTAACAAATAATGTTGCTTGCAGTCTGTTTGAGAGCTTTTTTGCTGACTGGCTAACAACTAGCTCACTGATATTTAGCTTTCTAAGTGGCTTATTGATCGAGAAGCTGGCTGACATTTAGCGCGCTAACTCAGTAACTAGCTGATTTGGTTTAACTTGTTCTAGCTACTGTCGTTAGCGATCAAACTCAGTGAGCTCCTGATAGTCAGCGGCTCATTTTCAGTGGAGAAGCTAATTTCCCATCTCAATGGCTAAATTGTTTATTGCAAAGCAGCTAACTTCATGGGTTAATGAATActagctaacaggaagcgtttggccgttagctcatgcagctaacaggaagcgtttggccgttagctcatgcagctaacaggaagcgtttggctgttagctcacgcagttaacaggaagcgtttggctgttagctcacgcagctaacaggaagcgtttggccgttagctcacgcagttaacaggaagcgtttggctgttagctcacgcagctaacaggaagcgtttggccgttagctcacgcagttaacaggaagcgtttggctgttagctcatgcagctaacaggaagcgtttggctgttagctcacgcagttaacaggaagcgtttggctgttagctcacgcagctaacaggaagcgtttgacggttagctcatgcagctacgaggaagcgtttggccgttagctccagcaagctaacaggaagtgtttggccgttagctcatgcagctaacaggaagcgtttggctgtTAGCTCATGAAAATACAAGCTCATTAACAGGAATTTACACCCGTCatatatcatgttaaatatcaGCCAGCAAACCTGTCTGTGTCAGTAGCTAGTTAGTTAGGAGGCTAACAGTTAGCAAGGTAGTAGCTAGTCAGTAACAATCTTCGCTAACAAATAGAAAGCAACTTTGTTGAAGaagttatttgtttttaattacCACTCAGTAAATAAACTAAACTACTGTTTGAATAAGTGCGCATCTGAACTGTAAATGTTCCTTTTCTGTTTATCAGGTGTTCAACGAGGACGGGACCGTCAGGTATTTCATCGACGCGAGTCAGGAGGACCAGAGGAGCTGGATGACGTACATAAAGTGTGCACGAAatgagcaggagcagaacctggAGGTGGTTCAGATCGGCAGCAGCATCTTCTACAAGGCCGTGGAGGTCAGTGAACGCATCATTTTCTCCTCGTCTTTAGCTCGGGTGTCTCAGGATATTATCACATGGCTCCAAACCTCTGATCGGTGACATGTTTTCATCACTTTGACGGtttcctgcacatttgtgactCCGTTAAAACCAGAGAACACGGCTGTCAGTGCACGTTTTAATAAAAGGACGCACGGCTGCTGTGAACCTCTCAGCTCAGACGGCCAACGTCTTCGTTTCATTTATTTATGGCAGGAAGAATTAAATCTGAAATCAGGTTTTATCCTCAGTCTGAACATTTTAAatctgaaataaaaagaaaccttCAGGtgtttaaacacatttaaagaaAGATTCCTCTTCATCACTCCAACTGAAAACAGCTGATCGGATCCAGCTGTGATCAGCCGACGGTCGGCCGGAGCATCACCGCCGCTCCTGATTTCATCTGCTTTAAATAAAGAGTTCAGCTCCAGTCAGAGaggaataagaataagaaatgtTTGGAATTATTATCAAAcgttacattttcttttctgtttgtgtgtttatcagCACAAAGTGAGATGATTTTTATTCAAAGAGAGGAAATAACCAGCGTCGTCTCAGCAGCATAATTAGTGTTTTCTTCCATGTTTTTGGGTAAAAATAAATCATATTTTAGGAGGAAAATCATATTTTATATCTGCCATATTTTCTACGTTTAATTCTGAATGAATTCTGCTGTTGAACACGATGTGAATCAGTCAAAGCTTAAATTCAGTGGAACACAGGATCAGATTCAggttaaattcattttacagaaaTATCACGAGTATAATgttgtagaaaagaaaaatactttatttttatttattaaatgcTTTAATTCAAATTAATCAAGTTGCTCAAaacaattataaatatttacaatgattgtatattagcaacaacaataataataccaattctaataaaaatactactactaataataataataataatatttaatgactaaataaaaacatcaatcaatcaatttgagaagaacacggcggtcactgttaaaaagcctgaTGGCTGTAAtattatatatctatatatatatagatatataatatataaaatgAACATGACATTATGTAAATGTTGTGATAAACATATAAAGTATGATGATGTCAGATGTTCCTTTGAGGACATCAGACTCATGTCTCAGATAATTTAATCATCTGGAACTCTCCCAGTCCAGGCCTGTGGCGCCCCCTGCTGGCAGGAACATGAAGGTTTCAGGCCTGCAGCCACACTGCACACAACTTAAAGCCACTTTATCAATATCTAATTATTACAGAAACATGTGATGAAGGGAAATGAAGCAGCAGGAAGGCAAAAACTATGTAAAATAATCTGTTAAAAACCATTCTGAATGAAACAATATAAAGAAATCAGCATCTGAACAAATACACAGATGTTAATGTTTTTACAGGAAAAaagttcaaaagaaaaaacagctcaaattaaattaaatcaaaataactaaactaaactaaattaaatgaaattaaattaaatgaaataaactaaactacATTAACtacattaaattaaattgaacTAAACCTAACTTTAAGGTTGGTTTAGCTGAGTGTAAACCTGAATCTGTGTTTATGGTGCTGAATAAAAACCTGTTGCTGTTCCAGACGATCCCTCCGGACCAGGAGCTGCTGGTCTGGTACGGAAACTCCCACAACACCTTCCTGGGAATTCCTGGAATTCCTGGAGGAGACGAGGAGCAAATCAAGAAGACCAAAAGCGGTAAGATTGATTGAGTATTGATCCGTGAATTCATCCAGAAATATGACTCAGTCAGAGCCTGATCAATACGAACCGATCACTGGTCACGTGTCACAGAGATAAAAatatctgctgttaaaaacaaaatgaatctTTCTGGGTTATGAAGCCTGCTGATTGGTCAGGAGTCTGAGCTGAGCGTCGCTATGGCAACACATTGTGACATCACAGAGTTGCCCGACTCTTAAAATCTGCTTCAGTTAAtgttagaaaacaaataaatgattaaatctGGAAATAAATCTGGtaataaataatgaaataaatgtgGGAAAATATTGatgaagaataaataaatatttttttgttttctgagaaataaaataaataaatgtgcagaaatatattttctttgtttttaaatcatgaaataaatcataaaataaatattttttttttgttttctgagaaataaaataaataaataaatgtgcagAAAGATCTTTACTTTTAACTCTGAAACTTTCCTCCCGCTCCCTCCCAGATGAGTTTCACACCTGCGaaggctcctcctcctcctcttcctcctcctcctcctcctcctcttcctcctcctcgtcctcctccagCCTGGGCCGCATGCGGTGCGTCATCTGCCACCGCGGCTTCAACTCGCGCAGCAACCTGCGCTCGCACATGCGCATCCACACGCTGGACAAGCCGTTCGTGTGTCGCTTCTGCAACCGCCGCTTCAGCCAGTCGTCCACGCTGCGCAACCACGTGAGGCTGCACACCGGCGAGCGCCCCTACAAGTGCCACGTGTGCCAGTCCGCGTACTCTCAGCTGGCCGGGCTGCGCGCACACCAGAAGAGCGCCCGGCACCGGCCCAGCGCGGAGGCCGTGGCGGCGGCGGGGGGCGGCGTGGTGGTGGTGGGCGGCGGGGGGGTGCGCTCCCCGCCGCCATCTCACCCGCCTCAGCTGACCGCCGTGCCGCACCCGGTGTCCCTGGTGCACCACATACCCACCATGGTGCTGTGAtggcgcacacgcacacgcacacgcacacgcaccaAGCTCCAGACAAACACAACAGGAAGCAGTTACAcagctagggatgggaattgatcagatttttacgattccaattccattttcgattctgcttaacgattcggttctttgtcggttcccttatcggttctcatttggagaaaaaggacaacaaaccggtcgattagcatcaactttgtttcgtttagaagtaacacgagtcatgagctcacaaacccaacaacggtgaggtccacattggtctatcctggcctgggtaattgaactcttcctgctctggtgaaaggagaagctggaggtagacgtgaactgggggtagtaccaccagcctctggctctgagccagtcaggctctgtctctcatgatttcatctaaatgtaatgcctgagaaggcattcatttaatcttaaccgttactaacagcagcttttacaatcaggcaaatgctgctaacatgataggcagtgtttgttagttagttagttagctgcagtgttagccgaggacatgctaacgttgctaacgttgctgggttcagattcaccaacgttagtccggagcggatcgaaaacgcgacattcattcatagttattgcatgttggtagtatttcctccctttggtgaaatattcactttgcaagttgccctgttgccgtcttttttagggatgtggaaccaaacattcgagcgtttgtaccgcttgggcgccatgtttactgttggc
This Odontesthes bonariensis isolate fOdoBon6 chromosome 6, fOdoBon6.hap1, whole genome shotgun sequence DNA region includes the following protein-coding sequences:
- the LOC142381795 gene encoding PR domain zinc finger protein 12-like; translated protein: MGSVLPGSSLALKPAFRPQQPLSLADIITSDILHSFLYGRWRHVLGEQPPPPHHHAHHQHHHAQQEERTAPSASPKTAFTAEVLAQSFSGEVQKLSSLVLPSEVIIAQSSVPGEGLGIFSKTWIKAGTEMGPFTGRLVSPEHIDVYKNNNLMWEVFNEDGTVRYFIDASQEDQRSWMTYIKCARNEQEQNLEVVQIGSSIFYKAVETIPPDQELLVWYGNSHNTFLGIPGIPGGDEEQIKKTKSDEFHTCEGSSSSSSSSSSSSSSSSSSSSSLGRMRCVICHRGFNSRSNLRSHMRIHTLDKPFVCRFCNRRFSQSSTLRNHVRLHTGERPYKCHVCQSAYSQLAGLRAHQKSARHRPSAEAVAAAGGGVVVVGGGGVRSPPPSHPPQLTAVPHPVSLVHHIPTMVL